The sequence CATGCGCGGTGAGCTCAAATAGGAAAGGAAAAAAAGCCGCcggtgatagatagatagatagatagatagatagatagatagatagatagatagatagatagacagacagacagacagacagacagacagacagatagatagatagatagatagatagatagatagatagatagatagatagatagatagatagatagatagatagatagatagatagatagatagatagatagacagacagatttacctttatttatataattgtatataatataacaaacacacacatgcctatatatatatatagagagagagagagagagagagagagagagagagagagagagagagagagagagagagagagagagagagagagagagagagagagagagagagaataagaaacttttaaaaatttttattcatatattatGCTGTGTCTTCATAAGTGGACAccagttgtttaaaaaaatgacaagtACATGACAagtataggcaaaaacaatttttatttttcattcacCAATCACTTTTCGGGTCAGCAAAAGTAGGACAGACAAaatattacactctaaaaaatgctgggttaaaaacaactcaagttgggttgtaaatggacaaacccagaaattgggttgtttgaatcaAGTGAATGGACACATTCAAAcaaccattttcaacccaacttaggttgtttttaacccaggaTTGAGTGTAGGAAGGTGGTTAtaatgaaatataatataatattaattatattattatgaaatataatataatattaacagCTATTCAATGTCAGGAGAAAAACTATTGTTTTACTATTATTTTGACACATTTGCAAAGATACAGCTTGGCTAAACAAGAGTTATAAAGAAAAGTTATTAAAAAAGCAAAGTTATAAGAAACTGCCTTCTAGCGACCATTAATGAAACAACATTTTGTTCACTATTATAgaatttttttaagtgttagttcacccaaaaatgaaatgtcattaactcctcactcTAATGTAATTCCTCATTcgagacctccgttcatcttcacacacagtttaagatattttatatttagtccgagagcgtatgcaagtgtatgcacactatactgtccatgtccagaaagggaataaaaacatcatcacagtagtccatatgagacatcagtgggttaattagagtctcttgaagcgtccaaaatacatttgggtccaaaaataacaaaaactacgactttattcagcattggcttctcttctgggtttgtgttcaaacctcaaataaagataaCGGTTAttaatcagcgtatcgattcatgattcggatcgccaatgtctcgtgatttcagcagtttgacacgcgatccgaatcatgaatcgattcgctgattcataaccgtttgaatctttatttgaggattgaacacaaacgcggaagagaagccaatgctgaataaagtcgtagtttttgttatttttggacccaaatgtattttggatgcttcaagagactctaattaacccactgatgtctcatatggactactgtgatgatgtttttattccctttctggacatggacagtatagtgtccaccagcagccatatcaccctgtagcccaagactggtttcccactgaagctaagcagggctgagcctggtcagtacctggatgggagaccaactggggaaaccaggtagctgctggtagaggtattagtgaggccagcagggggcgctcagcctgtggtctgtgtgggtcctaacaccccagtatagtgatggggacactgtactgtaaaaGAACATCATCTTTCGGATGAGaagttaaaccgaggtcccaaCTCTCAAATTTGCCCATTCGCCCCTGTCCTTCATGGCCTCCTagtcatccccctctcctgattggcttcatcactcggtctcctctccgcCATAAgctggtgagcgttctggcgcaatatggctgccgtcgcatcatccaggtggatgctgcacattggtggtggttgaggagattccccccttcaatgtaaagcgctttgagtgccttgaaaagcgctatataaatcgaacacattattattattattattattattattattattattattattattattattagtgtgcatacacttgcatatgctcttggactaaatataaaatatcttaaattgtgtgtgaagatgaacggaggtcttacaggtgtggagcgacattaggaggaggagttaatgacagacatttcatttttgggcgaactaaccctttaacccctCATTAAATCCCTTCTGAAATCAGCTTCTCTCGCATGTCCATCAGCTCGGTCAGACTGGCTTGAATCTGGTCGGCCACCTCGCGGATCTTCTGGGCAAATCTGGTCTTTGACCCTTTCTTGAGTTTCTGTGAATCTTTATCTGAGAAGAACAAATCCATGCCGAGGGCAAAGCCCTGAATAACCCCTGAGGATCTGTTCATCGCGCCGAGGGCATCGGGCGTCCCGCGGGCGACCTCGACTAGCCTCGCGGTCCTCGCCGTCACGCCTTTCAGCTTCCCCATCTCGACGCTAATATTGTTCAAGTAAACCTCAATGTCGCTCATCTCACATTGGTACTCTTTCAAGATTGATTCTACCTTTTTCctgacctgatttttttttactttcttggTAATGGCGGCCGATGCGCCCGTGATCCCGCCCGCGGTCGCGACCCCGACGCCAATGGCGGTAACTGCGAGTGACGCGCCTAAAGTGGCGGGAGCGAGCAGGATTCCCGCCACGGCCGCCACTCCGCCCACGGCTCCGGTAGTGCCTCCGGTAATCCTGGCGATTCTCGTGCCTTTGTGCGTCTTGTCCAGGGCATCAGCCACTTCCCTCAGCTCGGCCGTTTGTCTTTGAAGAGCGGTTGCACAAAATGGCAGGTGTGAAACATAGTGCTTAAGCGTTTTTTCAAAATCCCTGCAAAGACAAAAAAGCGAGTTGCAGCATAAATGGAGCAGCCTCTTGTCCTACTGTTGAAATCATAGGTTGAAATACAGAGGCGGACAGACACAgattcattacttgagtaaaagtacagacaCCCCTTGCTaaattttactcaagtacaagtAAAACTAGGCTAGATGTGATAGTAAAAGTACTGAAGTGCTcgtttttaaaagtacttgaATATCATGAGCAGTGACGCCAGTAACGCTTACTTTtttccagtagcgagtaatctaacacgttactatttccaaaccagtaatcagattaaagtaatttatccaagtccctgtgagttactatttttagtaattttcctt is a genomic window of Pseudorasbora parva isolate DD20220531a chromosome 12, ASM2467924v1, whole genome shotgun sequence containing:
- the LOC137093731 gene encoding apolipoprotein L domain-containing protein 1-like — encoded protein: MIDIFVENLTTLTLQTDKDKTSSFKHLQKTANPSTPPVPAIRLKKCVPGSWELMGMNKSPQGGERHPLASGPHNSSQNYYSGHGTVSELRIQRNVLLMAAVPNHLAGGFQDTHSQDRESSWKGNILNRTGGSDSDSRDFEKTLKHYVSHLPFCATALQRQTAELREVADALDKTHKGTRIARITGGTTGAVGGVAAVAGILLAPATLGASLAVTAIGVGVATAGGITGASAAITKKVKKNQVRKKVESILKEYQCEMSDIEVYLNNISVEMGKLKGVTARTARLVEVARGTPDALGAMNRSSGVIQGFALGMDLFFSDKDSQKLKKGSKTRFAQKIREVADQIQASLTELMDMREKLISEGI